The Euzebyales bacterium genomic interval GGAGCGCACAGCGCACAACCCCTTGCGCGGGGTCCTCAGCGGGCAGGCGACGCGGCGCGGGCGGCACCGACGCGCCGCGCAGGCCCGAGACCGCGGACGGCGGGCAGCAACGCGCGGATCGAGCCCGCGCGTGCCGCCCCCGCCCACAGGCCCGCACCGTAGGCCAGGTCGTCGAGGCGGCGGGCGAGCAGGTAGCGCAGCGGGTCGAGGTCGGGGGCCCTCGCGCGGTGGTCCAGGATCGCGTCCGCCGCCGCCGCGACCACCAGCGCCCGCCGCGCCCGTGGCCAGCGCAGCGCGGCCAGCGCCGCGGCGGGCCAGTAGTGGCGGACCAGTGCAGCAGCGGTCTGGCGCAGGGCGGCGTTGACGCCGAGCGCGGCGAGCAGCACGGCCGTGCGCAGCGGGTCGCCGCTGTGACCCAGGCGCGCGCGGATCCGTCCGACGAGGACGCCGAACACGGCTGCGGCCATCGGCACCGACCAGCGCCGCTGCGCCACCAGGGCGGCACAGAACAGCGCAGTCCACGATGTCAGGACCATCGGCGCGACAGCGGTGCCGTGCCGCTGCGCGAGCAGGCTGGCGCCCGTGCCGTAGAACGCCTTGCGCTCCAGCCACGCCGTCGCCGTCGTGCGGTGCTCGTGGCGGACCACCACGTCCGGCGCGTACCGCACCCGCCACCCGTCGTCGACGAGTCGCCAGACCAGATCAACGTCCTCGGCGACCCGCATGCCGGGATCGAAGCCGTCGCCCAGCGCCGTCGTCCTCGCCATCAGGCACGCGGCGGGCAGGTAGCTCACGAGCGCATGGGGCCGCACCCCCGCGGGTGCGCGGCCGAGGTCCAGGGAGGACCCGACCGCCTCGTACCGGACGATCCAGCTGTCGCCGTCGCCGGGCGGCAGCCCGAGGACCCGCGGCCCGACCAGCGCGACCGCGGGGTCGGCGAAGTGGCGGCGCAGGCCCGCCAGCCAGCCGGCCATCGGCACGACGTCGGAGTCGACGAACGCGACCAGTGGGGTGGCGGCCGCCGCCAGCCCGGTGTTGCGCGCGGCCGCCGGGCCCCGGCTCACCGCATGCGTCATCACGGTGGCGCCCGCGCGGCTGGCGACGCGGGCGCACGCTGCCCGGTCGCGCGACCCGTCGTCGACGACGACCACCCGCACGTCGGAGAGCAGGTGGGACAGCAGGCGTGCGAGCTGCCGCGGTCGATCGCGCACGGGGACCACGACGGTCACGTCGTCGACGCCGTCGTCCCGGCCGGCGTCGCCGGGCCACCACGGCGCGCCGAACCCGCGGTCGAGCAGCAACCGGCACAGCGCGGCCGTCGCGCCGTCGCGCACCGTGACCATACCGTCGTCGCCAACGAGCCCGGCCGCCAGCGGCGTGAGGTACAGCACGCCACCCATGTCACCGCCGATCAGGGTGCGGCCGCCGTCGCGCACGCGGACCGTGGGCCCCAGCCGGACGACGAAGCCCGTCGGCAGCCGGTCGTCCGGCAGCGACGTCACGGAAGGTCGCCGTCCCCGGCACCCGTCGGACCCAGGCCCCAGTCGGCAACAAGCCGGTCGACGGCGGCGCTCACGCCGTCGACCAGCGCGTCGAACAGGCGCGCGCCCTCCGCGGTCGACGCGCCGGCGGGATCCCCGAGCACGCCATTGGCCGACACCGCCCGCACTCCGTCCCGGCGCAGCGCGGGCAGCAGGTCGGCGAATGGCGCGGTCGACCCGGGCTCCGAACGGTCGAGGGCGACGGTCTCGGGCGCCAGGTGGAGCAGCAGCGAGGTCTCGGTGCGCCCGGCGTGGGCGTCACCGTCCGTCGGCGCGCACGCGGTCCACGCGACGGGGCGCTCCTCGTACCGCAACCGCTCGACCGCCTCGATCAGGCTCGCGACGTTGCCACCGTGCCCGCTGACGAACACGACACCGCCGGCCCAGCGGCACGCCGAGCGGCCGTACTCGACCAGCAGCACCCGCAGGGCGTCGTGTCCGACCGACACGGTGCCGGGAAACGCCTCGTGCTCACCGCTGGCCCCGTACGCGACGGCCGGTGCGACCGTCACCGCCACACCGGCGCCACGGAGGCGGTCACACGTCGCCCGCGCCACCGCCTCGGCGACCATCGTGTCGGTCGCC includes:
- the mftF gene encoding mycofactocin biosynthesis glycosyltransferase MftF (Members of this protein family, MftF, are glycosyltransferases, members of PF00535 (glycosyl transferase family 2). The encoding gene is found as part of the mycofactocin cassette, in Mycobacterium tuberculosis, many other Actinobacteria, and occasional members of other lineages. Mycofactocin itself, a putative redox carrier, is a heavily modified derivative of the C-terminal Val-Tyr dipeptide of the mycofactocin precursor MftA (TIGR03969).), giving the protein MTSLPDDRLPTGFVVRLGPTVRVRDGGRTLIGGDMGGVLYLTPLAAGLVGDDGMVTVRDGATAALCRLLLDRGFGAPWWPGDAGRDDGVDDVTVVVPVRDRPRQLARLLSHLLSDVRVVVVDDGSRDRAACARVASRAGATVMTHAVSRGPAAARNTGLAAAATPLVAFVDSDVVPMAGWLAGLRRHFADPAVALVGPRVLGLPPGDGDSWIVRYEAVGSSLDLGRAPAGVRPHALVSYLPAACLMARTTALGDGFDPGMRVAEDVDLVWRLVDDGWRVRYAPDVVVRHEHRTTATAWLERKAFYGTGASLLAQRHGTAVAPMVLTSWTALFCAALVAQRRWSVPMAAAVFGVLVGRIRARLGHSGDPLRTAVLLAALGVNAALRQTAAALVRHYWPAAALAALRWPRARRALVVAAAADAILDHRARAPDLDPLRYLLARRLDDLAYGAGLWAGAARAGSIRALLPAVRGLGPARRVGAARAASPAR
- the mftE gene encoding mycofactocin biosynthesis peptidyl-dipeptidase MftE, whose protein sequence is MPAATSGDLGVRHWPQLDAARPLLLVPVGATEQHGPHLPLATDTMVAEAVARATCDRLRGAGVAVTVAPAVAYGASGEHEAFPGTVSVGHDALRVLLVEYGRSACRWAGGVVFVSGHGGNVASLIEAVERLRYEERPVAWTACAPTDGDAHAGRTETSLLLHLAPETVALDRSEPGSTAPFADLLPALRRDGVRAVSANGVLGDPAGASTAEGARLFDALVDGVSAAVDRLVADWGLGPTGAGDGDLP